A window from Schistosoma haematobium chromosome 3, whole genome shotgun sequence encodes these proteins:
- a CDS encoding hypothetical protein (EggNog:ENOG4113E7R~COG:G), whose amino-acid sequence MTGIAYLVREWRLLNALSTLPCLTCFIYFCLLPESPRWLLSQYRVEEAITILRRGCRINHILKKDKSKLSQLDNYLKDLNKNQSHMGKLYVHGEPISVSERFINLLKSTKKITCCRQMNKALIICVLIFTMHSLAFLGITLFSKYINYNVYIVTLINALTGIPGPIAASVVYRCYKYRRFPLMCTYIISAILLCIGGVYTVLWEPLTDNVLNIFCNGALIMYSASTIMLSIYCAELFPSYMRSSAVGISNGLGRIGGIISTLVNYTDFAFKHGTPVLIYSGSSMLQAFLLYCLRDTSGEDLSDVDKGLESTTDDHIHQNGSNKSIDAGREEFVINLKTLEDRIKSSPTSVTNL is encoded by the coding sequence ATGACTGGAATAGCTTATTTGGTACGAGAATGGCGTCTTCTCAACGCCCTGTCAACGCTACCATGTCTCACATGTTTCATATACTTTTGTCTTTTACCGGAATCACCACGATGGCTGTTATCTCAGTATCGTGTTGAAGAAGCCATCACAATACTGAGAAGAGGGTGTCGTATCAACCACATTTTGAAGAAAgacaaatcaaaattatcacaACTCGACAATTACCtgaaagatttaaataaaaaccAATCTCATATGGGAAAATTATATGTCCATGGTGAACCTATAAGTGTTTCTGAACgatttattaatttacttaaatcAACCAAGAAAATTACTTGTTGTAGACAAATGAATAAAGCACTCATAATATGTGTTCTAATATTTACGATGCATTCGCTTGCCTTTCTGGGTATCACACTATTTAGTAAGTACATTAATTATAATGTTTATATAGTAACTCTTATCAATGCATTAACTGGCATTCCAGGACCAATTGCTGCAAGTGTGGTTTATAGATGTTATAAGTATAGACGATTTCCATTAATGTGCACATATATAATTTCTGCTATATTATTATGTATTGGTGGTGTTTATACAGTATTATGGGAACCACTGACTGATAATGTATTGAATATATTCTGTAATGGTGCTCTTATTATGTATTCTGCTTCAACGATTATGCTATCGATTTACTGTGCTGAATTATTTCCATCATATATGCGTTCAAGCGCTGTAGGCATATCAAATGGTCTAGGTAGAATCGGTGGGATCATTTCAACACTTGTAAATTATACTGATTTTGCTTTTAAACATGGTACGCCTGTACTGATTTATTCCGGTTCCTCAATGCTTCAAGCTTTCCTATTATACTGTTTACGTGATACAAGCGGTGAAGATCTTTCTGATGTTGACAAAGGCTTAGAATCTACAACTGATGATCATATTCATCAAAATGGATCTAATAAAAGTATTGATGCAGGAAGAGAAGAGTTTGTAATCAATTTGAAAACATTAGAAGACCGAATAAAATCGTCACCAACATCTGTAACCAATCTCTAG